Proteins found in one Gimesia chilikensis genomic segment:
- a CDS encoding prepilin peptidase: MNTLLPPELALLVPCGVLFVLGALVGQGVNSWVRRMSLQSKPQPLSRCEACGARILRWKLIPLLRWIPLGNRCPACSRRLPRSEILLELGTGILFAGYYLMAVHFRCLDVPSVVPPEGMFEWRLLYHYVLLTLLVAATSIDFREYLIPDQITVTGMLVGVIGATVAGQLQIIHFWVDWNQAIPGLAGPYIPEWIKDHSHWHGLAWSMAGLLAGGGLTWGVRLISSVLLGQEALGLGDVTLMAMVGSFLGWQPILPILLLAPLCGLLIGFVTRMTTGKTYLPYGPYLCAATLIVLMGWQWIWLAEWPSAVPGAPPEFSIRRLFGDVGGLAIIGSIALGAFIGLLLLLRVYRSIPIKRQ; the protein is encoded by the coding sequence TTGAATACATTATTGCCCCCGGAACTGGCATTACTGGTGCCTTGTGGCGTCCTGTTTGTACTGGGAGCACTGGTCGGGCAGGGGGTAAATTCCTGGGTTCGGCGGATGTCACTGCAGTCAAAACCGCAGCCACTGTCGCGCTGTGAGGCATGTGGTGCGCGCATTTTGCGCTGGAAACTGATTCCGCTGCTCCGCTGGATCCCCCTGGGGAACCGTTGTCCGGCCTGTTCCAGGCGGCTGCCTCGCTCCGAAATTTTACTCGAACTGGGAACCGGAATCCTGTTTGCCGGCTATTATCTGATGGCGGTCCACTTTCGTTGCCTGGATGTGCCTTCGGTGGTGCCTCCTGAGGGGATGTTCGAGTGGCGTCTGCTTTATCATTATGTTCTGCTCACTCTGCTGGTGGCGGCGACCAGTATCGACTTTCGTGAATACCTGATTCCGGACCAGATCACCGTGACCGGAATGCTGGTGGGAGTGATCGGGGCTACGGTCGCGGGACAGTTACAGATCATCCATTTCTGGGTGGACTGGAACCAGGCGATTCCCGGACTGGCGGGGCCTTACATTCCTGAGTGGATTAAAGACCATTCGCACTGGCACGGTCTGGCATGGAGTATGGCGGGGTTGTTGGCAGGAGGCGGACTGACGTGGGGCGTACGCCTGATTTCCTCGGTGCTGCTGGGACAGGAAGCACTCGGTCTGGGGGATGTCACCTTAATGGCGATGGTGGGCAGTTTTCTGGGCTGGCAGCCGATCCTGCCTATTCTGTTGCTCGCCCCCTTATGCGGATTGCTGATCGGCTTTGTGACGCGGATGACCACCGGCAAGACTTATCTGCCTTACGGCCCCTATCTGTGTGCTGCAACGCTGATCGTGCTGATGGGCTGGCAATGGATCTGGCTGGCGGAATGGCCCTCTGCGGTGCCTGGTGCGCCGCCGGAATTCTCGATTCGCAGACTGTTTGGCGATGTTGGCGGGCTGGCCATCATAGGCAGCATTGCCCTGGGAGCATTTATCGGTCTGCTGCTGTTGCTGCGGGTTTACCGGTCGATTCCGATCAAGCGTCAGTAA
- a CDS encoding Fur family transcriptional regulator, whose product MLNFESLEIAVSPTEKFREYLATKGMRLTQERELIVAEVFSSHEHFDADQLVERMALQKTGRRVSRSTVYRTLGSLEEAGLLRKVARTNDRDVYEHDYGYPQHDHFICKSCGELFEFHNEEIANLLEKLAEQINFRMSEHRLEVYGICDECSRPPQRRHKKLDLI is encoded by the coding sequence GTGCTCAATTTTGAAAGCCTGGAAATCGCTGTTTCTCCTACCGAGAAATTCAGAGAGTACCTGGCCACAAAAGGGATGAGATTAACCCAGGAACGCGAATTGATCGTCGCGGAAGTTTTCTCGTCCCACGAACATTTCGACGCCGATCAGCTGGTCGAGCGGATGGCCCTCCAGAAAACCGGACGTCGGGTCAGCCGTTCTACCGTCTATCGCACACTGGGCTCGCTCGAAGAAGCCGGCCTGTTGCGGAAGGTAGCACGAACCAACGATCGCGATGTTTACGAGCACGACTACGGCTATCCCCAGCACGATCACTTCATCTGCAAAAGCTGTGGGGAACTCTTCGAATTCCACAATGAGGAAATTGCGAATCTGCTCGAGAAACTGGCCGAGCAGATCAATTTCCGCATGAGCGAACACCGTCTGGAAGTCTATGGCATCTGCGATGAATGTTCGCGACCTCCCCAGCGTCGCCACAAGAAGCTTGACCTGATCTAA
- a CDS encoding flagellar biosynthesis anti-sigma factor FlgM encodes MDVNGTSSISGSLPISKQAGPSNTNINKTPGTKPISSPQDQLEISSAGRMLDEMTNNSDMRAERLAQIKAAIDDGTYETDEKLEAALGRLLDQFNDSE; translated from the coding sequence ATGGATGTTAACGGCACCAGTTCTATTTCCGGATCGCTGCCTATCAGTAAGCAAGCTGGTCCGAGCAACACCAACATCAATAAGACGCCTGGTACGAAGCCGATCTCCTCACCGCAGGATCAACTGGAGATTTCTTCCGCGGGGCGTATGCTGGATGAAATGACGAACAACTCCGATATGCGTGCAGAGCGGTTGGCACAAATCAAGGCAGCCATTGATGACGGAACTTACGAAACGGATGAGAAACTGGAAGCAGCCTTAGGCCGTCTTCTGGATCAGTTCAACGATTCGGAGTAA
- a CDS encoding threonine aldolase family protein, producing MAPLDPAFIDLRSDTKTKPTPEMLQAMMTAELGDDMNAEDPTVNRLEAMICEMLGMEAAVFACSGTQSNQMGVRAHCLPGDELLIHELGHIAMFEGGGPAILSGVSCRTLSGEKGMLALENVRGKIRADDQHLCRTRLLCVENTTNAGGGHYYPLDQLTEICDWAHENGLKTHMDGARVFNATVAGGYSIAEVCKPLDTISICFSKGLGCPMGSILAGPKEEIAKARRSRKVFGGALRQAGIVAAACIYALENNIERLQEDHDNARFLAEQLAGIDGISINPAETETNLVFFDIAPEHGNAMQLSAALKELGVGIGAMGETRLRACTHLDITREQIEQVAPAVQKALQQGLEKYAGIATGPYARG from the coding sequence GTGGCCCCGCTTGATCCCGCATTTATCGATCTTCGCAGTGATACGAAAACCAAACCCACGCCTGAAATGCTGCAGGCCATGATGACCGCGGAGCTCGGCGACGATATGAACGCCGAAGACCCGACCGTGAATCGCCTGGAAGCCATGATCTGCGAAATGCTCGGCATGGAAGCGGCCGTCTTCGCCTGCTCGGGAACCCAGTCCAACCAGATGGGTGTTCGCGCTCACTGCCTGCCGGGTGACGAACTGCTGATTCACGAACTGGGACACATCGCGATGTTTGAAGGCGGCGGTCCAGCCATCCTGAGTGGTGTCTCCTGTCGCACCCTCTCCGGTGAGAAAGGCATGCTCGCCCTGGAAAATGTAAGAGGTAAAATTCGCGCAGACGATCAGCACCTCTGTCGCACCCGCCTGCTCTGCGTCGAAAACACCACCAATGCCGGCGGTGGTCACTACTACCCACTCGACCAGCTGACCGAAATCTGTGACTGGGCACACGAGAACGGCCTGAAAACCCACATGGACGGTGCCCGCGTCTTCAATGCAACGGTCGCCGGCGGATACTCGATTGCGGAGGTCTGCAAACCGCTGGATACGATTTCGATCTGTTTTTCCAAGGGACTGGGCTGTCCGATGGGCTCAATCCTCGCCGGCCCCAAAGAGGAAATTGCCAAAGCCCGTCGCTCCCGGAAAGTCTTTGGTGGTGCCCTGCGTCAGGCCGGTATCGTCGCCGCCGCCTGCATTTATGCCCTGGAAAATAATATCGAACGGCTGCAGGAAGACCACGATAATGCCCGCTTCCTGGCAGAACAGCTCGCCGGAATTGACGGGATCTCAATCAATCCCGCGGAAACCGAAACCAACCTCGTCTTCTTCGATATCGCCCCCGAGCATGGAAACGCAATGCAGCTTTCAGCCGCTCTGAAAGAGCTGGGGGTCGGCATCGGTGCGATGGGAGAAACCCGTCTGCGAGCCTGCACCCACCTCGACATCACCCGCGAGCAGATCGAACAGGTCGCTCCCGCAGTCCAGAAAGCCCTGCAGCAGGGACTGGAAAAATACGCCGGAATCGCCACCGGCCCCTATGCCCGCGGCTGA
- the larE gene encoding ATP-dependent sacrificial sulfur transferase LarE: MSLSAELSRKTDHLQQILADMDRIIVAFSAGVDSTVVAKAAFLARGDQAQAVTAVSPSLASGEKEEAIKLAELIGIPHQLVSTSEFATPEYRANASNRCFYCKTELYQILNQAIARHDWQDATVVNGANLDDRGDHRPGMQAAADFEVRSPLIEAGLNKADVRDLARHWDLPIWNKPAHPCLSSRIAYGVEVTEERVGRIDSAERFLREEFDIPELRVRLEPQELARIEVPLDQINRLTTPTALPRVTQKFLELGFQNVTLDLQGFRSGSMNSFLSLEELQIAAHKS, from the coding sequence ATGTCACTCTCTGCCGAATTATCCCGGAAAACAGATCACCTGCAGCAGATTCTCGCGGACATGGACCGGATTATCGTCGCCTTTTCCGCGGGAGTGGACAGCACGGTCGTCGCCAAAGCCGCTTTTCTCGCACGCGGAGATCAGGCACAGGCGGTCACCGCTGTCAGTCCCAGCCTGGCTTCAGGAGAGAAAGAAGAAGCGATTAAGCTCGCAGAACTGATCGGAATTCCGCATCAGCTCGTTTCGACTTCCGAATTCGCAACCCCCGAATACCGGGCCAACGCTTCGAATCGCTGTTTCTACTGCAAAACCGAACTCTACCAGATCCTGAATCAGGCCATCGCCCGCCATGACTGGCAGGACGCGACGGTCGTCAATGGCGCCAACCTGGACGACCGCGGCGATCATCGCCCCGGCATGCAGGCTGCTGCCGACTTTGAAGTCCGCAGCCCACTGATCGAAGCCGGCCTGAACAAAGCCGATGTCCGCGATCTGGCCCGGCACTGGGATCTTCCTATCTGGAACAAACCGGCCCACCCCTGCCTTTCCAGTCGAATTGCCTACGGCGTGGAAGTCACGGAGGAACGGGTTGGCAGGATTGACTCTGCCGAGCGATTCCTGCGGGAAGAATTCGACATCCCGGAACTGCGGGTCCGCCTCGAACCCCAGGAACTGGCACGCATCGAAGTCCCCCTCGACCAGATCAATCGCCTGACAACCCCCACTGCCCTGCCCCGGGTCACCCAGAAATTTCTTGAGCTCGGCTTTCAGAATGTCACCCTCGATCTGCAGGGATTCCGTTCCGGAAGCATGAACTCATTTCTTTCCCTTGAGGAACTACAGATAGCCGCTCATAAATCTTAA
- a CDS encoding c-type cytochrome domain-containing protein, which yields MSFWSVRFVRLVCVVMLVLGMNLVSVSAAKLTSEQRKELASIKKNLTKVSILIRQKKFDEAKAAIDEEEGKFDKLVQDAMIPETDPLSVSTKKLIALRRTFLEKAMGTGGNKPGAANKGVSFEEQIAPILNEKCVSCHGEQRGSANLRLDTFANMRKGGRNGLLLVPQNPNASLIVRKLITPDDNQRMPKNQPALDRDQIQLIARWIAEGARFDGTKETDPIGASVKAKKNPVKVVMATGDEKVSFMNDIAPWMLDFCMRCHSGNNPRSGFSVVTFEDILRGGDTGEVIVPGKPDDSRLWHLVGLQDPIKMPQGQALLKRKNAEDLKTWIAEGAKFDGKDAKGNLREMVPTDEEKRMAELANMSPDEFAKLRRDTLEPTWKRVVNNDPAEMLETDDFIFYGNVSADRLKEISGWATTQVEDLRKLFNEKQKPFWKGKLAVYVFKDRFGYSEFNQTIEDRRVGNDTTWHTKVTPNSLDAYLVLQDVGDQADASSPGLQTNLMAGLTNAAIQRGAGEVPMWASRGLGMLLASKSTTSQAYFESLRQQALEAAPKVQRPEALVAEGTFSPSETTAVGFTLVEFLINNGGLPKMAALLKELKSGATPVNAVTKVYGTNIRALATAYARTLRPGRVSN from the coding sequence ATGTCATTCTGGTCTGTCCGTTTCGTGCGTCTGGTTTGCGTCGTCATGCTGGTCCTGGGAATGAACCTGGTCTCAGTATCCGCAGCCAAGCTGACCAGCGAGCAGCGTAAAGAGCTGGCCTCCATCAAGAAAAATCTGACGAAGGTCTCGATCCTGATTCGCCAGAAAAAGTTTGATGAAGCAAAAGCGGCGATCGACGAAGAGGAAGGCAAGTTTGACAAGCTGGTTCAAGACGCGATGATCCCCGAGACGGACCCGCTGTCGGTCAGTACCAAGAAGCTGATCGCGTTGCGGCGGACATTCCTGGAAAAAGCGATGGGCACCGGCGGCAACAAGCCGGGCGCTGCGAATAAAGGCGTCAGCTTCGAAGAACAGATTGCACCGATCCTGAATGAAAAGTGTGTGAGCTGTCATGGCGAGCAGCGGGGGAGTGCCAACCTGAGACTGGATACCTTCGCGAATATGCGAAAAGGGGGCCGCAATGGTCTGTTGCTGGTGCCACAGAATCCGAATGCGAGTCTGATTGTTCGCAAGCTGATCACTCCCGACGATAATCAGCGGATGCCCAAGAACCAGCCCGCACTGGACCGGGACCAGATTCAGCTGATTGCCCGCTGGATTGCAGAGGGGGCCCGCTTTGACGGTACCAAAGAGACCGATCCGATCGGTGCTTCGGTGAAAGCGAAGAAGAATCCGGTAAAGGTTGTGATGGCGACCGGTGATGAAAAAGTTTCGTTTATGAATGATATCGCGCCGTGGATGCTCGATTTCTGCATGCGATGTCACAGTGGCAACAATCCCCGCAGTGGTTTTTCTGTCGTCACCTTCGAAGATATTCTCCGTGGCGGCGATACCGGGGAAGTGATTGTGCCCGGAAAGCCGGACGACAGTCGGCTCTGGCACCTGGTGGGTCTGCAGGATCCGATCAAAATGCCACAGGGACAGGCGCTGCTGAAACGCAAGAATGCAGAAGACCTCAAAACCTGGATTGCCGAAGGGGCCAAGTTCGACGGTAAAGACGCGAAGGGCAATCTGCGGGAAATGGTGCCGACCGATGAAGAAAAGCGGATGGCAGAACTGGCGAACATGTCGCCTGATGAGTTCGCCAAGCTGCGTCGCGATACTCTGGAACCGACCTGGAAGCGGGTCGTGAATAACGACCCGGCGGAAATGCTCGAGACGGATGACTTCATCTTCTATGGCAATGTGAGTGCAGATCGTCTGAAGGAGATCAGCGGCTGGGCAACGACGCAGGTGGAAGATCTGCGAAAACTGTTCAACGAAAAACAGAAACCGTTCTGGAAGGGTAAGCTGGCCGTTTATGTCTTCAAGGATCGCTTCGGCTATTCTGAGTTTAACCAGACGATTGAAGACCGGCGTGTGGGCAACGATACAACGTGGCATACCAAGGTGACGCCGAATTCTCTGGATGCCTATCTCGTACTGCAGGACGTGGGTGATCAGGCGGATGCGAGCTCTCCCGGATTGCAGACGAACCTGATGGCCGGATTGACTAATGCAGCGATTCAACGTGGAGCAGGGGAGGTCCCCATGTGGGCATCCCGTGGACTGGGGATGCTGCTGGCATCCAAATCAACGACCAGCCAGGCTTATTTCGAATCGTTGCGGCAGCAGGCCCTGGAGGCAGCTCCCAAGGTGCAGCGTCCGGAAGCACTCGTGGCAGAAGGGACGTTCTCACCCTCCGAAACGACGGCAGTCGGGTTCACGCTGGTTGAGTTTCTGATCAATAACGGGGGCCTGCCCAAGATGGCGGCGCTGCTGAAGGAACTCAAAAGCGGAGCGACGCCGGTGAATGCGGTCACGAAAGTGTACGGCACCAACATCCGGGCCCTGGCGACCGCGTATGCCCGAACATTGCGTCCCGGCCGCGTGTCGAACTAG